ATCGAGGTCCATGATCCAAACCATAGCTATAGATACCCAAATGACGGATTGGTAACAGGCATCAAAGGTGATGGCAAAATTAAGGTGGACGAGGGTGTATTTCGGCGTGAAGCTAAACAGTATTGGATATTTCCAAAGCCGGATAAAAATGAGGAGGATCAACCTATGACTGCATCAGAGAGAAAAGAATTTGAGGCACAGCGGTTGAAAGTTAACGAGTTGACCAGTATGGTGACCACACTTACGCTGAAGGTGAAGGATATAGAAACGAATATACCGGCTCCAAAGTGGTTTTTAACGGAGTTTGGCGACAAGCTGATGGAGAAGATGAGTGATCCAACCGGGACATTGGACTTTTGGAGGTCACTAGCGGTTTCTCTGAGGGTGCAAGGGTATAAGAAGGTAATTTAAATATTTTCCCGTTGGCTACGGCTGGCGGGCTTTTTTTTATTCTTTAGGACTTATGAAGCAGGAAGATCATAATGGATACAGAATATGTATATGTAAATATCTGTCGTAAAGGGGCGTTAAATGTGCGGTACCTGCTTTGCTTTATACCTCCACTGGCAATTTTATCGTGCGGTAAATTTGGTCAATTCTTTCTCAGCTGTATATTAACTGTGTGCCTATATGTGCCAGGAGTAATACACGCTATTCTGGTAGTTAACGCTTATAAAGCTGACAAACGTACTGATAGGATTGTTCAGGCAATTGAGCGCGGTAGAGCACAATAGTATTTTATTAAATTGATAGTTTACATTTATTTGCAGTTATGATATATTCTTTTTGACCGAAAGCATCGGCATATCAATAACAGCTCTGACAGACTTATTGTCAGGGCTTTTTATTTGCCTTGTTAAGAATGTATGTTCGTATTATAATGGGGTCAAATGTTTGTGATTGGAGGGGGTTACTATGTTTGACCCGACAAACGCCTTAAACGGTCACATTGCACTACTCACAATGGTCAAAGGTGTAGAGGGTGATATGGTAGGTGTTAAGGGGCTCATGCGATCCGTTATGAAAGGCGCGGGGCAATTAATCTATGCGGAGCTCGAAGCGAGTCGTAAACGTATGAGCGAGAATAGAATGTGGGTACAAGCTGAGCCAGTGGGCGATAGGTGCTATTCGTATGCGCTAAACGGTCGTCGTGAACAGATTGAGATATCTCAGTCAGATTTGAATCTACATGTCGGCATGGCACTGAAAAATATAGAACAACAGTTAGATAAAGCAAAAGCCCAAGCAAAATAGCTGGGGCTCTCGGGCTTCTAGCGCTCTCATGTTATTGATTATCCGCAATGAAATTATCTACTCGCTCTACTATGGCTGAAATTTCATCGAGAGATTCCTTTAAGGACTCAATGTCGTTTGTTATCTCATCTAGTTCGGTATGGTACTCTTCCCATTTTTCACGACGATCTACGAAGTTTTCTGGAATATTTTCGCTTGTTTCGTAAACTTCATCACGAATGTAGTCGAAATCAGAGTGCAGGCTTTCCAATGCATCGATAGGAATTTGTTCCTGAATGGCGGCTATGTCCTTAGCCAGTTGTTTCACTTTAGCCATGAGTTGGGTTTTCTTCATCCTCTTATACCCTCCATAGGGAGCCGGAGCTCCCGTGATTATTTAGCCGACTCCAATCTAAACATGTCCCGCTTCCCTTCCACGCAGCCGAATTTATTTTGTGAGATTAAAGACTAATGCCGCGATGCTGAGGACAAGCGCAACCATGGTCAGTGCGTAGGCAACTTTCCGTTTCATACCTTCAGCCCCTTTATGTTATAATGTGAAAAAGAAGAAGCCGCGCCTTTGGATTTCATTTTTGGTAGGAGAGAAGCCGCCTTTCAGCGACTTCCCTTGCCTTTGTGATTACCCTCGAATGAAGGTGATGATCGAGAGCGTTATGCTGATGACTGCAATCACTAGCATAACGTCTGCTCTCCAATCATACTCGCGCTTCTTCTTTTTCTTTTTGGCCATTTCCCTCACCTCCTTATATTCTTATTATACAACGTTTAACGTTATGTGTCAACGTTTAACGTAAAATTAATTACGAATAAATGTTGAAATTTATCGTTAAGTGATGTATATTTGAACGGGGGGCGATGAAATGTTGAGATTACGGCTACGTGAAATCATGTTTGAAAAGCGTTGGAACGCTAGACAACTGAGCGAAGCAACTGAAATACGGTGGAACAGTATTAACGATATGATGGAGAACCAATCAAAACGATGGACTGTTGAGAACCTAGAAATTATTATGAAGGTTCTGGAAATTAAGAGTGTAGCTGAATTAATTGAATATGTAGAGGATGACCCCGGAGAGTGAATCCGGGGTTTTGTTTTGTGCCGATTTCGTGCCGATTCTGTCAGATACTTTGCGATACCGTATGAGTTCAAGATTAGAAATAAGCTCAAATAATAAGCATTTCAAGGTATTGTGAGACTGCATGAAAACTGAAATTTATCAAATTTGAGATGGAAGGTTCGATTGGTTAATAGCAACCAGTTAAAGGTCGATTCCCGTTAAGGGGATCGGCCTTTTTTTGTGGGCAATTTTTGCAAGAAGCGTAGAGAGGACGTTGAAGTGATTTTGTTTGTCTCAGCGTGCAACCCCGCCGGTGCGTTATTGCGGCTGGAAGTGTGGGTTACGCCCGATAGTGAACGCTCGGTGCCTTATTGCGGCTGCCAGTGTGGGTTTGCGCCAGATAGTGAACGTGCGGTGCGTTATTGCGGCTGGAAGTGTGGGTTTGCGCCAGATAGTGAACGTGCGGTGCGTTATTGCGGCTGGAAGTATGGGATTGCGACCGATAGCGAACGCGCGGTGCGTTATTGCGGCTGGAAGTGTGGGTTTGCGCCAGATAGTGAACGTGCGGTGCGTTATTGCGACTGGAAGTGTGAATTTGCGGCTGATAGTGAACGCGAGGTTCCTTATTGCGGCAGAAAGTGTGAATTTGCGACCGATAGTGAACGCGAGGTTCCTTATTTCTGCTGAAAGTGTGAATTTGCGGCCGATAGTGAACGTGCGGTTCCTTATTGCGGCTACAAGTGTGGAATTGTGTCCGATAGTGAATGTGCGGTTCCTTATTGAGGCTGGAGGAGTGAATTTGCGCCCGATAGTGAACGTCCGGTGCGTATTGCGGCAGAAAGTGTGAATTTGCGCCCGATAGTGAACGTCCGGTGCGTTATTGCGGCTGGAAGTGTGAATTTGCGGCCGATAGTGAACGCGAGGTTCCTTATTTCTGCTGAAAGTGTGAATTTGCGGCCG
This portion of the Cohnella abietis genome encodes:
- a CDS encoding C39 family peptidase, whose protein sequence is MGNLVYYSQKDKRWGAIPYTIRNDPKQTIATSACGPTCMAMVAATWRDTSILPPETSKLALDLGYRTENSGTDWGYFKAAAMRYGLEQKQTNNLEEVKNALAAGSLVIASMGPGHLTGGGHYVLLVGINAKWIEVHDPNHSYRYPNDGLVTGIKGDGKIKVDEGVFRREAKQYWIFPKPDKNEEDQPMTASERKEFEAQRLKVNELTSMVTTLTLKVKDIETNIPAPKWFLTEFGDKLMEKMSDPTGTLDFWRSLAVSLRVQGYKKVI
- a CDS encoding YqaE/Pmp3 family membrane protein, with product MRYLLCFIPPLAILSCGKFGQFFLSCILTVCLYVPGVIHAILVVNAYKADKRTDRIVQAIERGRAQ
- a CDS encoding helix-turn-helix domain-containing protein, encoding MLRLRLREIMFEKRWNARQLSEATEIRWNSINDMMENQSKRWTVENLEIIMKVLEIKSVAELIEYVEDDPGE